One genomic segment of Culturomica massiliensis includes these proteins:
- a CDS encoding efflux RND transporter permease subunit, whose product MLNKIIQYSLRNRLLILMAAAMLLIWGSYTASRMEVDVFPDLNAPTVVVMTEAQGMAPEEVERLVTFPVETAVNGATDVRRVRSSSTTGFSVVWVEFDWGTNIYTARQIVSEKLATLGDALPSTVGQPTLGPQSSILGEMMIIGLTADTTSLQDLRTIADWTIRPRLLSTGGVAQVAVIGGDIKEYQILLDPSRMKHYNVTLDEILPVLDNMTQNSTGGILYEYGNEYIVQGVMATTQPEEIGKAVIKTTNDVPLLISDVADVRIGAKAPKLGLASEKGKPAVLITVTKQPSTNTLELTEKLDVSLQELQKTLPADVHVSTDIFRQSRFIESSINNIQKALFEGSVFVIIVLFFFLMNVRTTIISLVALPLSLLVAILVLHALGLTINTMSLGGLAIAIGSLVDDAIVDVENVYKRLRENHLKAAEERLSSLQVVFDASKEVRMPILNSTLIIVACFLPLFFLSGMEGRMLIPLGIAFIVALFASTIVALTLTPVMSSYMLTTRKALKKSEQEPFVSRILKKGYKKALITALSHKKLIIGITGGLLIFALVIMFGLGRSFLPPFNEGSLTINVSTMPGISLDESDKIGRMTEEILMDIPEIQTVARKTGRAELDEHALGVNVSEIEAPFILDKRNRDEFLADVRQQLGILKGVNIEIGQPISHRIDAMLSGTKANIAIKLFGNDLNKLYNIGTQIKSAISNIEGIADLNVEQQIERPQLQIKPKRDMLAKYGITLPEFSEFVNVALSGKIVSQINESGKVFDLTVKIDDFARDNTEAIEELSIDANGRKIPLHYIAEILPLSGPNTISRENVQRKIVISANVAGRDLKGVVNDIQKEIGANISLPEGYHIEYGGQFESEQAASRILFLTSLISLLIIFLILYHEFRNLSLAGIIMLNLPLAIIGGIISIWTTSGVISIPAIIGFISLFGIATRNGILLVSHYNQLYSEGYNLKDSIIQGSLDRLNPILMTALTSALALIPLAVGGDLPGNEIQSPMAQVILGGLLSSTLLNGFIIPIVYFLLKHKQRNSAVQNEIPLH is encoded by the coding sequence ATGCTAAATAAAATTATACAATATTCTTTGCGCAACCGGCTACTCATTCTAATGGCAGCCGCAATGCTATTGATCTGGGGTAGTTACACCGCCTCCAGAATGGAAGTCGATGTCTTCCCGGATCTAAATGCCCCTACTGTAGTGGTCATGACCGAAGCACAAGGGATGGCTCCTGAAGAAGTGGAACGTTTGGTTACTTTCCCTGTGGAAACTGCCGTAAACGGAGCCACCGACGTCAGACGTGTCCGTTCCTCTTCTACGACGGGATTTTCCGTCGTATGGGTTGAATTCGATTGGGGCACGAACATCTATACAGCCCGGCAAATTGTATCCGAAAAACTAGCTACACTAGGAGATGCCCTGCCCTCTACTGTCGGTCAGCCTACTTTGGGACCTCAATCTTCCATCCTGGGAGAAATGATGATCATCGGTCTGACAGCAGACACGACCTCTTTACAAGATTTACGAACCATCGCCGACTGGACCATACGTCCCCGGCTTCTCTCTACGGGAGGCGTTGCACAGGTCGCTGTCATCGGAGGCGATATCAAGGAATATCAAATCTTGCTGGACCCGTCACGAATGAAACACTATAATGTGACCCTGGACGAAATACTCCCGGTACTCGACAACATGACCCAAAATTCAACCGGAGGTATCCTCTACGAATACGGCAACGAATACATTGTCCAAGGTGTTATGGCTACCACCCAGCCGGAAGAAATCGGTAAGGCCGTTATCAAAACCACTAATGATGTTCCGCTCTTGATTTCAGACGTCGCAGATGTCCGTATCGGAGCTAAAGCGCCCAAACTCGGACTTGCTTCAGAGAAAGGCAAACCGGCCGTCTTGATTACTGTAACCAAGCAACCGTCGACAAATACGCTTGAATTAACGGAGAAATTGGATGTTTCTTTACAAGAGCTACAAAAAACCCTTCCGGCAGACGTACACGTCTCAACCGACATATTCCGCCAATCCCGATTTATTGAAAGTTCGATCAACAATATCCAAAAAGCCTTATTCGAAGGATCTGTTTTCGTGATTATCGTCCTTTTCTTCTTCTTAATGAATGTACGTACGACAATCATTTCACTCGTTGCCCTGCCTTTGTCTCTATTGGTTGCAATTCTGGTATTACATGCTTTAGGACTGACGATTAACACCATGAGTCTCGGAGGTCTGGCCATTGCCATCGGTTCTTTGGTTGACGACGCGATAGTCGATGTAGAGAATGTGTACAAAAGATTACGGGAGAACCACCTGAAAGCGGCAGAAGAACGATTGTCCTCCTTACAAGTTGTTTTCGATGCCTCCAAAGAAGTCCGGATGCCGATCCTCAACTCTACATTGATCATCGTCGCCTGTTTCCTGCCTTTATTTTTCCTTTCCGGCATGGAAGGCCGTATGTTGATCCCTTTAGGAATTGCATTCATTGTAGCCTTATTTGCTTCTACAATCGTCGCCCTGACACTCACGCCGGTCATGAGCAGTTATATGTTGACGACACGGAAAGCATTGAAAAAAAGCGAACAGGAACCTTTCGTCTCCCGCATTCTGAAAAAAGGATATAAAAAAGCGTTGATCACTGCATTGTCACACAAAAAGCTGATTATCGGAATAACCGGAGGTTTGCTGATTTTTGCCCTGGTTATCATGTTCGGACTGGGACGTAGCTTTCTGCCTCCGTTTAACGAAGGCTCACTTACCATCAACGTAAGTACAATGCCCGGCATTTCTCTGGATGAGTCGGATAAAATCGGACGAATGACCGAAGAAATACTGATGGATATTCCCGAAATACAAACCGTTGCCCGCAAAACAGGTCGTGCAGAACTGGATGAACATGCCTTGGGGGTCAATGTCTCTGAAATCGAAGCTCCCTTTATCCTGGATAAACGCAACAGGGACGAATTTCTGGCAGATGTACGCCAGCAATTAGGTATTCTCAAAGGAGTAAACATCGAAATCGGACAACCGATATCCCATCGTATCGATGCAATGCTTTCCGGAACAAAAGCCAATATCGCCATCAAACTCTTCGGAAACGACTTGAATAAACTATACAATATAGGTACGCAAATCAAATCGGCCATCAGTAACATAGAAGGCATTGCCGACTTGAATGTAGAACAGCAAATCGAACGGCCGCAACTACAAATCAAACCGAAACGGGACATGTTGGCTAAATACGGTATCACCTTACCCGAATTTTCCGAATTTGTCAATGTCGCTTTGTCGGGTAAAATTGTCTCTCAAATCAACGAAAGCGGTAAAGTATTCGATCTGACTGTAAAAATCGACGATTTTGCCAGAGATAATACAGAAGCCATCGAAGAGCTCAGTATCGATGCCAACGGGCGGAAAATACCGCTTCACTATATAGCGGAAATTCTGCCGTTAAGCGGTCCGAACACGATCAGCCGGGAAAATGTACAGCGCAAAATCGTGATTTCGGCCAATGTAGCCGGACGTGACTTAAAAGGTGTGGTTAACGATATCCAAAAAGAAATCGGAGCAAATATCTCTTTACCGGAAGGATACCACATCGAATACGGCGGACAATTTGAAAGCGAACAGGCTGCCTCCAGGATCCTCTTTCTTACCTCTCTGATTTCCCTGTTGATCATTTTTCTGATCTTGTATCACGAATTCAGAAATCTGTCGCTGGCCGGAATTATTATGCTCAACCTCCCGCTGGCTATCATCGGGGGAATCATCAGTATTTGGACAACTTCCGGAGTGATCAGCATTCCTGCTATCATCGGCTTCATATCCCTTTTCGGTATCGCTACCCGAAACGGAATTCTATTGGTATCACATTATAACCAATTATACTCAGAAGGTTACAATCTGAAAGACAGTATCATACAAGGTTCATTAGACCGTCTGAACCCGATATTGATGACAGCCCTGACCTCTGCCCTCGCTTTGATACCATTGGCTGTCGGCGGAGATCTGCCGGGAAACGAAATTCAAAGTCCGATGGCCCAGGTCATATTAGGAGGATTACTCAGCTCGACTTTACTGAACGGATTTATCATTCCGATCGTATATTTCTTATTGAAACACAAACAACGCAATTCTGCAGTACAAAACGAAATACCGCTCCATTAA
- a CDS encoding GntR family transcriptional regulator: MDFKDTQAIYMQIADFVCDNIVSGKWSGDGRIPSVRELGMQLEVNPNTVMRAYEWLENRQIIYNKRGIGFFVYEDARQHILEDQRTAFLEQELPELFRRMKLLGITGEEIAKGFEDYLHKSA; this comes from the coding sequence ATGGATTTTAAGGATACTCAGGCAATATATATGCAGATAGCCGATTTTGTCTGTGACAATATTGTTTCGGGCAAATGGAGCGGGGATGGAAGAATACCTTCTGTCCGGGAACTGGGCATGCAATTGGAGGTGAATCCCAATACTGTCATGCGGGCTTATGAATGGTTGGAAAACCGGCAAATCATATATAATAAAAGAGGAATCGGCTTTTTTGTATATGAAGATGCACGACAACATATTTTGGAGGATCAGCGGACAGCTTTTTTGGAGCAAGAGTTGCCGGAGCTTTTCAGGCGTATGAAATTACTTGGAATTACCGGAGAGGAAATTGCAAAAGGTTTTGAAGACTATCTTCATAAGTCTGCCTAG
- a CDS encoding HAD family hydrolase, whose product MKQYKNIVWDWNGTLLDDKNTGVNTLNRMLEKRKLKTLSLENYRDVFGFPVEDFYRRVGFDLQKETLHDISVDFVDTYDIFAEGIGLNPGVRETLDALQKAGIRQYILSALREDLLSQMVKDFNIGRYFFQVCGSDNIYAAGKIERGKRMVEKYGICPEETLMIGDTTHDAEVAEALGFGKLLYTGGHNSEWRLLEKGDVIQGMECIPDLLLN is encoded by the coding sequence ATGAAGCAGTATAAGAACATTGTTTGGGATTGGAACGGAACGTTGTTAGACGATAAGAATACAGGTGTAAATACGCTGAACCGGATGTTGGAAAAAAGGAAGCTGAAGACGTTGTCTTTGGAAAATTACCGGGATGTTTTCGGGTTTCCGGTGGAGGATTTTTACAGGCGGGTAGGGTTTGATTTACAAAAGGAGACGCTACATGATATTTCGGTGGATTTTGTGGATACATACGATATTTTTGCGGAAGGAATCGGATTGAACCCGGGGGTACGGGAAACGCTGGATGCTTTGCAAAAAGCAGGAATACGACAATATATACTTTCTGCTTTGCGTGAGGATTTACTTTCTCAAATGGTGAAGGATTTCAATATCGGCCGTTATTTTTTTCAGGTTTGCGGTTCTGATAATATATATGCGGCCGGAAAAATCGAACGGGGAAAACGGATGGTTGAGAAGTATGGTATTTGTCCGGAGGAAACCCTTATGATCGGAGATACGACTCATGATGCCGAGGTAGCGGAAGCTTTAGGATTCGGGAAGTTGTTGTATACCGGAGGGCACAATAGTGAATGGCGTTTGCTGGAAAAAGGAGATGTTATACAAGGGATGGAATGTATCCCGGATTTGCTTTTGAATTAA
- the greA gene encoding transcription elongation factor GreA, translated as MGVKVSYITKEGLKKLQDELDRLQNVERPKISKAIGEAIEKGDISENAEYDAAKDAQGLLEAKIAQLQDTIASCRIIDESQLGTSKVQMLNKVTIKNVKTGATMAYTLVSETEADFKAGKLSIHTPIAQALVGKKVGDVVKVNVPAGEVEFEIMDISL; from the coding sequence ATGGGAGTAAAAGTATCATATATAACCAAAGAAGGTTTGAAGAAGCTACAGGATGAGCTTGACAGACTACAGAATGTGGAAAGACCGAAAATTTCCAAGGCGATAGGGGAAGCCATTGAGAAAGGCGATATTTCGGAAAATGCGGAATATGATGCAGCAAAGGACGCACAAGGCTTATTGGAAGCGAAGATTGCTCAATTGCAGGATACGATTGCCAGTTGCCGCATTATTGACGAATCCCAGTTGGGAACTTCGAAAGTACAGATGCTTAATAAGGTGACAATTAAAAATGTAAAGACCGGAGCAACGATGGCTTATACGTTGGTGTCCGAAACCGAAGCTGATTTTAAAGCCGGAAAATTGTCGATTCATACGCCTATTGCTCAGGCTTTGGTCGGGAAAAAAGTCGGGGATGTCGTTAAAGTAAATGTACCGGCGGGAGAAGTTGAATTTGAAATTATGGATATCAGTCTGTAA
- a CDS encoding TolC family protein: MKKIIYTTFFTGLSFLLQAQSDIGSILTNIAVNNKTLQASSHLTETQKLEAHTGNYLSNPTIEFNQLWGDKTTGGNINELAVVQSFDFPTVYTNKNKLAGLKSTGYDYQFAGIRQQILLLAQQTCLEIIYLRKQQALLDERLENARHLSELYAKRLEQGDANQLELNKIQLELLNAQNGARLNSAALKAKQEQLQTLNGGIPIEFTGTQYPVSENLPDFQQLESEYMALDPNLKNLSTQAEIAGREIRLSRAQSLPKFDIGYRRNGGSDETLNGFVVGLSIPLFENKNTVRKAKAQFEYSNAVIEDNTRNLKSNLQQLYEQATALQTSCKEYSEILTKQHSVELLNKALMAGQISMIDYFVELTTFYDSRQNYLNVEKEYYNTLAQLYRYKL, translated from the coding sequence ATGAAAAAAATTATATACACTACCTTCTTTACAGGCCTGTCATTCTTATTGCAAGCCCAATCAGACATCGGCAGCATATTGACAAACATTGCCGTCAATAACAAAACTTTACAGGCAAGCAGTCATTTGACAGAAACTCAAAAGCTGGAAGCACACACCGGTAACTACCTCTCCAACCCTACAATCGAATTCAATCAATTGTGGGGCGATAAAACCACCGGCGGAAATATCAATGAACTGGCAGTCGTTCAATCTTTCGACTTTCCGACAGTCTATACCAATAAAAACAAATTAGCGGGTTTAAAATCAACCGGATACGACTACCAATTCGCTGGTATCCGTCAACAAATTTTATTGCTGGCCCAACAAACCTGTCTGGAAATTATTTACCTACGCAAACAACAGGCATTGCTGGACGAAAGACTGGAAAATGCCCGTCATCTCTCCGAACTATATGCCAAACGCCTGGAACAAGGAGATGCCAATCAACTGGAGTTGAATAAAATCCAACTAGAACTACTCAATGCCCAAAACGGAGCCCGGCTCAACTCGGCAGCCCTAAAGGCAAAACAAGAGCAGTTACAAACCCTGAACGGGGGTATACCCATTGAATTCACCGGTACTCAATACCCTGTAAGTGAAAACCTGCCGGATTTCCAACAACTGGAAAGCGAGTATATGGCTCTGGATCCCAACCTAAAGAATCTGTCGACACAGGCAGAAATTGCAGGACGTGAAATTCGTTTGAGCCGCGCACAAAGCTTACCCAAATTTGATATCGGTTACCGGAGAAATGGAGGCAGCGATGAAACCCTCAACGGATTTGTCGTAGGCTTGTCAATACCGCTATTTGAAAATAAAAACACCGTACGAAAAGCAAAAGCCCAATTCGAATATTCAAATGCAGTTATCGAGGATAACACGCGCAACCTGAAATCCAATTTGCAACAATTATACGAGCAGGCCACCGCCCTGCAAACCTCCTGCAAAGAATATTCCGAGATATTGACAAAACAACACAGTGTAGAATTATTGAATAAAGCCCTGATGGCAGGACAAATTTCAATGATCGATTATTTTGTAGAACTCACCACATTTTACGACAGCCGGCAAAACTACCTGAATGTAGAAAAAGAGTACTACAACACACTCGCTCAACTATACCGGTATAAGCTATAA
- a CDS encoding methylglyoxal synthase produces MKIAVIAHDGKKAEMVAFLNRHMDFLKSVGTEIVATGTTGKHAQDSGLEVERLLSGPLGGDAQIAALVAEHKVQMVIFFRDPLGKHPHEPDVQMLMRVCDVHNVPIATNPATAEMMIRGFLCCHSENDK; encoded by the coding sequence ATGAAAATTGCAGTAATTGCACATGACGGTAAAAAGGCAGAAATGGTTGCTTTTTTGAACAGACACATGGATTTTCTGAAATCGGTAGGGACAGAAATCGTAGCAACAGGCACGACGGGCAAACACGCTCAGGACTCCGGCCTTGAAGTGGAAAGATTACTATCCGGTCCACTCGGGGGAGATGCTCAAATCGCAGCACTGGTAGCTGAACATAAAGTACAAATGGTTATCTTTTTTCGGGATCCGCTGGGTAAACATCCCCACGAACCGGATGTACAAATGTTAATGCGTGTATGCGACGTACACAATGTTCCTATCGCTACCAATCCGGCTACGGCCGAAATGATGATCCGCGGTTTTCTGTGCTGTCATTCTGAAAACGACAAGTAA
- a CDS encoding PaaI family thioesterase has protein sequence MKRREMYNAYADLEGYNCFGCSPANPYGLKCKFFDEGEYITCDWEPSENYQGFFHVLHGGIQATLIDEIASWAIFSYAKTAGVTTEMAVKYRKPVYTNRGGIHLRAKVTKAEKRLVTARVELFNAAGELATEADVVYMVYPEEIARKKLDWPGVEAFYKE, from the coding sequence ATGAAGAGACGTGAAATGTATAATGCTTATGCGGATTTGGAGGGGTACAACTGTTTCGGTTGTTCTCCGGCCAATCCCTACGGGTTGAAGTGTAAATTTTTTGATGAAGGTGAATATATTACTTGTGATTGGGAGCCTTCGGAAAATTATCAGGGTTTTTTTCACGTGTTGCACGGAGGTATTCAGGCGACCCTTATCGATGAGATTGCCAGTTGGGCTATCTTCTCTTATGCGAAGACTGCCGGAGTGACGACCGAGATGGCTGTAAAATACCGGAAACCGGTTTATACCAACCGGGGAGGAATTCATTTGCGTGCCAAGGTGACGAAGGCAGAAAAAAGGTTGGTTACTGCCCGTGTCGAACTTTTTAATGCGGCAGGAGAACTGGCAACGGAAGCCGATGTCGTTTATATGGTTTATCCGGAAGAGATTGCACGTAAAAAGCTGGATTGGCCGGGTGTAGAAGCATTTTATAAGGAGTGA
- a CDS encoding ATP-binding cassette domain-containing protein, which produces MIEMKELGFGYRRRHAVFSGLNLNLKAGHVYGLLGKNGAGKSTLLKLITGLLFPDRGELKVLGDCPSLRHPSFLSDLFFIPEEFYLPDMSMRTYIGLMAPFYPRFNKEQLEEYMNELEVPMEERFSRMSYGQKKKSLIALGVACNTALLVMDEPTNGLDIPAKSCFRKLISSVSGDNRCMIISTHQVRDLESLIDAIVIIDESRILINATTDQITEKLLFKQVTEGDDVLFEEVSIRGRWGCVPNAGNQDSRLDMELFFNAVLQNPDRICQMLK; this is translated from the coding sequence ATGATAGAAATGAAAGAATTAGGGTTTGGATATCGCCGTAGACATGCTGTCTTTTCGGGTTTGAACCTGAATTTGAAAGCTGGTCATGTTTATGGCTTGCTTGGTAAGAACGGTGCCGGTAAGAGTACTTTGCTGAAGCTGATTACCGGTTTATTATTCCCGGATCGGGGCGAGTTGAAAGTTTTGGGTGATTGTCCGTCATTGCGTCATCCTTCTTTTTTATCGGATTTATTTTTTATTCCGGAGGAGTTTTATTTGCCGGATATGAGTATGCGGACTTATATCGGCTTAATGGCTCCGTTTTATCCTCGTTTTAATAAGGAGCAGTTGGAGGAATATATGAATGAATTGGAAGTTCCTATGGAAGAACGTTTTAGCCGGATGTCCTATGGACAAAAGAAAAAATCTTTAATAGCTTTGGGGGTGGCCTGTAATACGGCCTTGTTGGTAATGGACGAACCGACGAACGGTTTGGATATCCCTGCCAAAAGTTGTTTCCGGAAATTGATTTCTTCTGTATCCGGAGACAATCGTTGTATGATTATTTCAACTCATCAGGTAAGGGATTTGGAGAGTTTGATCGATGCAATTGTGATTATTGATGAAAGTCGTATTTTGATTAATGCGACGACGGATCAAATAACGGAGAAACTACTTTTTAAACAAGTTACAGAAGGAGATGACGTATTGTTTGAAGAAGTTTCCATAAGAGGACGTTGGGGGTGTGTGCCGAATGCCGGGAATCAGGATAGCCGTTTGGATATGGAATTGTTTTTCAATGCCGTGCTGCAAAATCCGGATCGGATCTGTCAAATGTTAAAATAA
- a CDS encoding efflux RND transporter periplasmic adaptor subunit has translation MRNIIITLISISLAFYSCKNQNPTLAHTHETPEGHAEHDHEGHNHEHKPGEKHDEHNHEGHNHEGHDHEGHDHGGKTEQKAVSASEHSDEIIFTKAQAAKTNFKVEEILPETFHGVIKTTGQILPAPGDESVIVATSNGIVSYNKTLTEGSAVQKGQVLFNIASRNIAEGDHYSKVKAGYEKARAEYERAVILIKDKIISQREFETIRLDYENAKIAFEAISGNRTAKGVGVTSPLTGYLKNLLIKEGEYITVGQPLATVSQNKKLVLRAEVSEKHYKSLNLIRSANFKTPYDNKVYVLSELDGKLLSFGKASNTNSFYVPVSFEFDNKGDVIPGSFVEVFLISAPIDNTLSIPVTALTNEMGTFYVYVQLDEEGYRKQEVTPGMNDGRQVQILKGLKAGDRVVTQGAYQVKMASFSGAIPHGHSHEH, from the coding sequence ATGAGAAATATTATCATTACACTTATCAGTATATCATTGGCTTTTTACAGCTGTAAAAATCAAAATCCGACTCTCGCACACACACACGAAACTCCCGAGGGACATGCAGAACACGATCATGAAGGACATAACCATGAGCACAAACCCGGAGAAAAACACGATGAGCACAACCACGAAGGACATAATCACGAAGGACATGATCACGAAGGACATGATCACGGGGGTAAAACAGAACAAAAAGCAGTTTCAGCCTCCGAACACAGCGACGAAATTATCTTTACAAAAGCACAAGCGGCTAAAACAAACTTTAAAGTAGAAGAAATACTGCCGGAGACATTTCACGGTGTTATCAAAACAACAGGACAAATATTACCGGCCCCGGGAGATGAATCGGTTATCGTAGCCACAAGCAACGGTATCGTATCTTACAACAAAACACTTACGGAAGGGAGTGCTGTACAAAAAGGACAAGTATTATTCAATATTGCTTCCCGGAATATCGCAGAAGGAGATCATTATTCCAAAGTAAAAGCCGGTTATGAAAAAGCCCGGGCGGAATATGAACGGGCGGTTATTCTTATAAAAGACAAAATTATCTCCCAACGGGAATTCGAAACCATACGTCTGGATTATGAAAATGCTAAAATCGCATTTGAAGCCATATCCGGTAACCGGACAGCAAAAGGCGTCGGTGTAACTTCTCCCTTGACCGGATATTTGAAAAACCTGCTGATAAAAGAAGGTGAATACATCACTGTAGGACAACCTCTGGCCACTGTATCACAAAATAAAAAACTGGTATTGCGTGCCGAGGTTTCCGAAAAACATTATAAATCCCTGAACCTGATACGAAGTGCCAATTTCAAGACTCCATACGACAACAAAGTATATGTCTTGTCAGAATTGGACGGTAAACTACTCTCTTTCGGAAAAGCCTCCAACACCAACTCCTTCTATGTGCCGGTTTCTTTCGAATTCGACAATAAAGGTGATGTCATCCCCGGCTCTTTTGTAGAAGTATTTCTGATTTCTGCCCCGATTGACAATACGTTAAGCATCCCTGTCACGGCGTTGACGAATGAAATGGGTACATTTTATGTATATGTCCAATTGGATGAAGAAGGATACCGGAAGCAGGAAGTCACACCAGGCATGAATGACGGCCGTCAGGTACAAATATTAAAAGGGCTCAAAGCCGGAGACCGGGTCGTAACCCAAGGTGCTTACCAGGTAAAAATGGCTTCTTTTTCAGGGGCTATACCTCACGGTCACAGCCACGAACATTAA
- a CDS encoding DUF6769 family protein, whose translation MRKKRTAILPLYLAGMILLAFTVFPHHHHNNYICFNVSHCEKADGKHNHQHDSGREESGCISHLFQTQIHGNSSRNIFSENHEHIPFHHFLFSCYILTETVGFYIFEVESACFPKAPDENFRILLLTADKASRAPPIC comes from the coding sequence ATGAGAAAAAAACGGACAGCCATATTACCTCTTTATTTAGCCGGCATGATCCTGTTGGCGTTTACCGTTTTTCCTCATCACCATCACAACAACTACATCTGTTTTAACGTTTCCCATTGTGAAAAAGCAGATGGGAAACACAATCATCAACACGATTCCGGCAGGGAAGAATCGGGATGTATTTCTCATTTGTTTCAAACACAAATACACGGAAATTCATCCAGAAATATATTCAGTGAAAATCACGAACATATCCCTTTTCACCATTTCTTATTTTCCTGTTACATACTAACAGAAACCGTCGGGTTTTATATTTTCGAAGTTGAATCCGCCTGTTTCCCAAAGGCTCCTGACGAAAATTTCCGAATACTTCTTCTGACAGCGGATAAAGCCAGCCGTGCACCTCCTATCTGTTAA
- a CDS encoding HIT family protein — protein MASVFSRIINGEIPSYKVAENDKYYAFLDIAPLQKGHTLVVPKREEDYLFDLSDEELAGMMVFAKKVAKAIQKSVPCKRVGVAVIGLDVPHAHIHLVPLQGGNDLNFANPKKEFSKEDMQACAGLIASNM, from the coding sequence ATGGCATCTGTTTTTTCAAGAATCATAAACGGTGAAATCCCTTCTTATAAGGTGGCAGAGAACGATAAGTATTATGCTTTTCTGGATATTGCTCCTTTACAAAAAGGACATACACTGGTTGTTCCTAAAAGGGAAGAAGATTATCTGTTCGATCTGAGTGATGAAGAATTGGCCGGAATGATGGTCTTTGCTAAAAAGGTCGCTAAGGCTATACAGAAAAGTGTGCCCTGTAAAAGGGTGGGAGTTGCCGTTATCGGTTTGGATGTACCCCACGCACATATTCATTTGGTGCCTCTTCAGGGAGGGAATGATCTTAATTTTGCTAATCCGAAAAAAGAATTTTCCAAGGAAGACATGCAGGCATGTGCCGGGTTAATAGCTTCTAATATGTAA
- the pgl gene encoding 6-phosphogluconolactonase: MKIHISDTPQEAARVVTHQLLKQLDTIRKDSFSLAISGGYSAELLFRLWAEMYYKSLPWYRIHLYWVDERCVSPTDGDSNYGLAKKLFLDKVKIPHMQIHRIMGEANPQHEAQRYSELVKKNLPDNDGYPQFDMLILGMGTDGHTSSVFPGQNDLLTSPQPYAASINPYNGQRRIALTGQPMLRAGLTSFYVIGSEKAEILAQVLNPNTEAEKYPAGYIARHADHIEFFTDEAAAGKLGNTLK, encoded by the coding sequence ATGAAAATACACATTTCCGACACCCCGCAAGAGGCCGCACGTGTAGTTACACATCAGCTTCTGAAACAGTTGGACACCATCCGTAAAGATTCCTTCAGTCTAGCCATTTCAGGCGGATATTCAGCAGAATTACTTTTCCGCTTATGGGCGGAAATGTATTATAAAAGTCTTCCCTGGTACCGTATACACCTTTACTGGGTCGACGAACGATGTGTCTCCCCGACAGACGGCGACAGTAACTACGGCCTGGCTAAAAAACTGTTTCTCGATAAAGTAAAGATCCCACACATGCAAATCCATCGCATTATGGGAGAAGCGAATCCGCAGCATGAAGCACAACGCTACTCGGAATTGGTAAAAAAAAACTTACCGGACAATGACGGATATCCCCAATTCGATATGCTGATCCTGGGTATGGGGACAGACGGGCATACATCTTCCGTATTTCCCGGTCAAAATGACCTGCTCACGTCTCCGCAACCTTATGCCGCTTCCATCAATCCCTACAACGGTCAACGCCGTATTGCCCTCACCGGACAGCCTATGCTCCGGGCCGGTTTGACTTCGTTTTATGTCATCGGAAGCGAAAAGGCCGAAATACTTGCGCAAGTACTAAATCCGAATACGGAAGCCGAAAAGTACCCAGCCGGATATATCGCCCGGCATGCAGATCACATCGAATTTTTCACCGATGAAGCAGCCGCCGGAAAATTGGGGAATACACTCAAATGA